From a region of the Thiohalomonas denitrificans genome:
- the ampE gene encoding regulatory signaling modulator protein AmpE has protein sequence MSLIAIIFALFVEHFLGSLEELRRFDWFTTFSDRVRDRLPAGRFRDGPFGVLLVIGLPVIGVGLVGYALEELWGVLGFIYAVLILLYAFGPRDLEAEVEAFADARERNDEDSARWHAASLLGGEVPEEPETRARVIIETILVEAHERVLGIIFWFLLLGPVGAILYRLSRVLEARYRGADEGFGLAAWRLHYVLAWVPARLCAFSYALAGSFVDAMQRWRNEAWRYADENRGALVSAGFGGLRYDPAEQEDGHPDQRVETENVRETLALVRRAAIIWVAVLAVFTLAGWLG, from the coding sequence ATGTCTCTGATTGCCATTATTTTTGCACTTTTTGTCGAGCACTTTCTCGGTTCGCTCGAGGAGTTGCGACGCTTCGACTGGTTTACTACCTTTTCTGACCGGGTGCGGGACCGGTTGCCGGCGGGGCGTTTTCGGGACGGTCCGTTCGGCGTCCTGCTGGTGATCGGCTTGCCGGTGATTGGCGTCGGCTTGGTGGGGTATGCCCTGGAGGAGCTGTGGGGTGTACTCGGGTTTATCTATGCAGTCCTGATACTGCTTTATGCCTTCGGACCCCGCGACCTCGAGGCGGAAGTGGAGGCGTTTGCCGATGCCCGTGAGCGCAACGATGAAGACTCGGCACGCTGGCACGCCGCCAGTCTGCTCGGCGGTGAAGTCCCCGAAGAGCCTGAAACTCGGGCGAGGGTCATCATCGAGACCATTCTCGTAGAGGCCCACGAACGCGTGCTCGGCATCATCTTCTGGTTTCTTCTGCTCGGGCCGGTGGGTGCGATCCTGTACCGGCTCAGCCGAGTGCTGGAGGCGCGTTACCGGGGGGCCGATGAGGGCTTTGGTCTGGCGGCCTGGCGGCTGCACTATGTCCTGGCCTGGGTGCCTGCCCGACTCTGCGCATTCAGTTATGCCCTGGCCGGCAGCTTCGTCGACGCGATGCAGCGCTGGCGGAACGAGGCCTGGCGCTATGCGGATGAGAATCGCGGCGCACTGGTGTCGGCCGGTTTCGGCGGCCTGCGTTATGACCCGGCGGAACAGGAAGATGGGCATCCCGATCAGCGGGTCGAGACCGAAAACGTTCGCGAGACCCTGGCACTGGTGCGCCGCGCCGCCATCATCTGGGTGGCGGTCCTCGCGGTGTTCACCCTCGCCGGCTGGCTCGGCTGA
- the ampD gene encoding 1,6-anhydro-N-acetylmuramyl-L-alanine amidase AmpD — MTSVRSVTVSSGLSIDRVSGLINEARQVPSPNCDDRPEDAAIDLVVVHSISLPPAEFGGPWIDALFTNTLDPQLHPYFREIHRMRVSSHLLIRRDGELVQYVPLHRRAWHAGASCFAGRERCNDFSIGIELEGTDEDPYEVAQYQRLAAVIAVLEKVYPEVTRDRLAGHSDIAPGRKTDPGSAFEWARLEHELERIA, encoded by the coding sequence ATGACTTCTGTGAGATCGGTGACCGTTTCCTCCGGCCTTTCTATTGATCGCGTCTCCGGTCTCATCAATGAGGCGCGTCAGGTCCCGTCCCCCAATTGTGATGATCGGCCGGAAGACGCGGCGATTGACCTTGTAGTGGTGCACAGCATCAGTCTCCCTCCTGCCGAATTCGGTGGCCCCTGGATCGATGCCCTGTTCACCAATACTCTTGATCCGCAACTGCATCCCTACTTCCGTGAGATTCACCGGATGCGGGTCTCCTCGCATCTGCTAATCCGCCGTGACGGGGAGCTGGTGCAGTATGTACCGCTGCATCGCCGCGCCTGGCATGCCGGGGCGTCCTGTTTCGCCGGACGTGAACGCTGCAATGATTTTTCCATCGGTATCGAACTGGAAGGGACGGATGAGGACCCCTACGAGGTGGCCCAGTACCAGCGGCTCGCAGCGGTTATCGCGGTGCTGGAGAAGGTGTACCCGGAGGTAACCCGCGACCGCCTGGCGGGCCACAGCGATATCGCCCCGGGCCGCAAGACCGATCCGGGTTCGGCCTTTGAATGGGCGCGACTGGAACACGAGTTGGAGCGGATCGCCTAA
- a CDS encoding CBS domain-containing protein, with the protein MSERNIVRVRDVMKAEFDMVDGMATVSEALTAMRRLQTKCLMVDKRHPDDEFGMLLVSDIARHVLGRDRSPERVNVYEVMAKPVISVDPDMDIRFCARLFERFQLTRAPVVESGKIIGIVSFTDMVLRGMCTDSE; encoded by the coding sequence GTGAGTGAACGGAACATCGTACGTGTCCGCGATGTGATGAAGGCGGAATTCGACATGGTGGACGGTATGGCGACGGTCAGTGAGGCGCTCACCGCCATGAGGCGCCTGCAAACCAAGTGTCTGATGGTCGACAAGCGCCACCCGGACGATGAGTTCGGCATGCTGCTGGTGTCGGACATCGCGCGCCATGTGCTCGGCAGGGACCGATCCCCGGAGCGGGTCAACGTCTACGAGGTCATGGCCAAGCCGGTGATCAGTGTTGATCCGGATATGGATATCCGCTTCTGCGCCCGTCTCTTCGAGCGCTTCCAGCTGACCCGCGCACCGGTGGTCGAAAGCGGTAAAATCATCGGCATCGTGAGCTTCACGGACATGGTCCTGCGCGGCATGTGTACCGACAGCGAATGA
- the lexA gene encoding transcriptional repressor LexA yields MGDELTPRQTEILQLIRETIEATGAPPTRAEIARILGFRSPNAAEGHLRALVKKGAIELIPGTSRGIRLRGGEGLPLVGRVAAGNPILAEENIENRYRLDPGLFSPRADYLLRVKGMSMKDIGILDGDLLAVHRTGEARDGQIVVARIEDEVTVKRLQRKGRNRVLLLPENPEFEPIEVNPTRQELVIEGIGVGIVRNGQLV; encoded by the coding sequence ATGGGCGATGAACTCACTCCCCGGCAGACGGAAATTCTGCAACTCATTCGCGAAACCATCGAAGCCACCGGGGCTCCACCCACCCGCGCGGAGATCGCCCGTATTCTGGGCTTTCGCTCTCCCAATGCCGCGGAGGGGCACCTGCGCGCCCTGGTCAAAAAAGGGGCCATCGAACTGATTCCCGGCACCTCGCGCGGTATCCGTCTGCGCGGCGGCGAGGGGCTGCCGCTGGTGGGCCGGGTAGCCGCCGGTAATCCTATCCTGGCGGAGGAGAACATCGAAAACCGCTATCGGCTCGACCCGGGCCTGTTCAGCCCCCGTGCCGACTACCTGCTGCGGGTAAAAGGCATGAGCATGAAGGACATCGGCATCCTGGACGGTGATCTGCTGGCGGTACACCGTACCGGCGAGGCCCGTGATGGCCAAATCGTGGTGGCCCGCATTGAAGACGAGGTCACGGTCAAGCGGCTGCAGCGAAAGGGGCGGAACCGGGTTCTGCTACTGCCGGAAAACCCCGAATTCGAGCCTATCGAGGTGAATCCAACACGGCAGGAACTGGTGATTGAAGGTATCGGTGTCGGAATTGTTCGCAACGGCCAATTGGTATGA
- the imuA gene encoding translesion DNA synthesis-associated protein ImuA, with protein sequence MNLNSLLARADIWRGRETSPQTTPHLSTGHPMLDERLGGGWPVGALTEILVNQKGIGELRLLMPALAHLSQEYWQAWIAPPHIPYAPALAAAGIDLQRLVWVRTSGDDQTLWSLEQSLRSGVCGAVLGWPGRADNHALRRLQLAAEHGEASGFLFRPRQEAHQPSPAAVRLELEHDAGGLTIHILKRRGGWAGAPITEIRDKRFEMRG encoded by the coding sequence ATGAACCTGAACTCCCTCCTTGCCCGCGCCGATATCTGGCGCGGGCGGGAGACGTCTCCCCAGACGACGCCTCACCTCTCCACCGGCCATCCGATGCTGGATGAGCGGCTGGGCGGCGGCTGGCCGGTGGGCGCCCTGACCGAGATCCTGGTCAACCAGAAAGGCATAGGGGAACTGCGCCTGCTGATGCCCGCCCTGGCCCATCTGTCGCAGGAGTACTGGCAGGCCTGGATAGCCCCGCCGCACATCCCCTACGCCCCCGCACTGGCCGCGGCCGGAATCGACCTGCAGCGCCTGGTCTGGGTCCGCACCAGCGGAGACGACCAGACCCTCTGGAGTCTCGAACAGAGCCTGCGCTCCGGCGTCTGCGGCGCCGTCCTCGGCTGGCCCGGGCGAGCCGACAACCACGCCCTGCGCCGACTGCAACTCGCCGCCGAACACGGCGAAGCCTCCGGCTTCCTGTTCCGACCCCGCCAGGAAGCACACCAGCCCTCCCCCGCCGCCGTGCGGCTGGAGCTGGAACACGATGCTGGAGGACTGACCATACACATACTGAAACGCCGCGGCGGCTGGGCGGGAGCACCAATAACCGAGATTCGAGATAAGAGATTCGAGATGCGGGGATGA
- a CDS encoding Y-family DNA polymerase, whose product MWLSIYLPNLALEVFGDTETPFAVRTGPDNRPVVHVCNAAAEEHGIHPGQPLGAALALCHTLLTRERDRAAEHQALNALALWSQQFTPLVHIRPHEGLMLEVAGSRKLFGGLAALRDGVAEGLQDMGYRAHLTAAPTPLGGWLLAKNGAELLIEERDRLQDILQRLPLNGLEVKPETIAALRGMGLRRVGDVLRQSRSALARRVGPEFYDYLDRAMGLRADPRRPFEPPPRFDGRLPLPTEVDNTDALLFAARRLVLELIGLLRAKGAGVQDMRLILEHRGRPESELPIGLRRPSRDADHLLALIRERLERFELPAPTDAIGLHADRFPERESEHDDLFTGEQTGIPDASVWLEKLRARLGDNAVGGLGPAADHRPEKAWRPCPPGQDETAGCIHNAPLPTAKPLRPLWLFPEPKPLEQRNGQPWLKGELHLIRGPERIETGWWDGEDAARDYFVAADAHGEHFWIFRERRNQGWFLQGVFA is encoded by the coding sequence TTGTGGCTCAGTATCTACCTACCCAACCTCGCACTCGAGGTCTTCGGAGACACGGAGACTCCGTTTGCCGTGCGTACCGGACCGGATAACCGGCCGGTGGTGCATGTCTGCAATGCCGCCGCGGAGGAGCACGGCATCCATCCCGGCCAGCCCTTGGGGGCGGCCCTTGCCCTGTGCCATACCCTGCTGACCCGCGAGCGGGACAGGGCGGCGGAGCATCAGGCGCTGAACGCCCTCGCGCTATGGAGCCAGCAATTCACGCCGCTGGTACACATCCGCCCTCATGAAGGATTGATGCTGGAGGTGGCCGGCAGCCGGAAGCTGTTCGGCGGCCTCGCTGCCTTGCGGGATGGTGTGGCCGAGGGACTACAGGATATGGGCTATCGGGCCCATCTCACCGCCGCCCCGACCCCACTGGGGGGCTGGCTACTGGCGAAAAACGGCGCCGAGCTGTTGATTGAGGAGCGGGATCGATTGCAGGACATCCTGCAACGCCTGCCGCTGAACGGCCTGGAGGTAAAGCCCGAAACCATTGCCGCCCTGCGCGGAATGGGGCTGCGGCGGGTCGGTGATGTACTGCGCCAGTCCCGCAGCGCCCTGGCGCGTCGGGTGGGCCCCGAATTTTATGATTACCTGGATCGCGCCATGGGGCTGCGTGCCGATCCGCGCCGGCCGTTCGAGCCCCCTCCCCGTTTCGATGGTCGCCTGCCGCTGCCGACGGAAGTGGATAACACCGACGCCCTGCTGTTTGCCGCGCGCCGACTGGTGCTGGAGCTGATAGGGCTGCTGCGCGCCAAGGGAGCCGGTGTGCAGGACATGCGCCTTATCCTGGAACACCGGGGGCGCCCGGAGAGTGAACTCCCGATCGGCCTGCGGCGCCCGTCGCGGGATGCGGATCACCTTCTTGCCCTGATCCGCGAGCGCCTGGAGCGCTTCGAACTGCCCGCCCCCACCGATGCCATCGGCCTGCACGCCGACCGGTTCCCGGAACGGGAAAGCGAGCACGACGACCTCTTCACCGGAGAGCAGACCGGCATTCCCGATGCGAGTGTATGGCTGGAGAAATTGCGCGCCCGCCTGGGCGACAACGCCGTCGGTGGGCTGGGTCCGGCTGCCGATCACCGACCGGAAAAGGCCTGGCGCCCCTGCCCACCCGGACAGGACGAAACTGCAGGGTGCATTCATAATGCACCGCTTCCGACAGCGAAACCCCTCCGCCCGCTCTGGCTCTTCCCCGAACCGAAGCCGCTCGAACAGCGCAACGGCCAGCCCTGGCTGAAAGGTGAGTTACACCTGATTCGAGGGCCGGAGCGGATCGAAACCGGCTGGTGGGATGGCGAAGACGCCGCCCGCGACTACTTCGTCGCCGCAGACGCCCACGGCGAACACTTCTGGATCTTCCGCGAGCGGCGAAATCAAGGCTGGTTCCTGCAGGGCGTGTTTGCCTGA
- a CDS encoding LysR family transcriptional regulator, translating to MDRLDALESFTAVVDAGSFSAAAERLGIAKSAVSRRVTDLESHLGVQLLRRTTRRLSMTEAGRDFHRRATLLLAEWEEAAQSVSEGQQTLRGRIRLAAPLSFGLLHLNPALTAFCAEHPGVVPDVDLNDRSISLVDEGFDLAVRIGYLADSTLIARALAPVRMVLCASPEYLARHGTPRTPRELADHQGLVYANVPESQQWRFTDREGHGESVRVPVRLRANNGDLLLDAAVAGLGVLASPTFLAYRVIAEGRLVPLLPDYRLSTAYAYVVYPSRRFVPRRVRVLVDFLLQRFGDHPYWDDGLPVADDVEAPLAR from the coding sequence ATGGATCGACTGGATGCCCTCGAGTCCTTTACAGCAGTAGTGGATGCCGGCAGCTTCAGTGCCGCCGCCGAGCGCCTGGGGATCGCCAAATCCGCGGTAAGCCGCCGGGTGACCGATCTGGAGTCGCACCTCGGCGTGCAACTGCTGCGGCGTACCACACGGCGTCTTTCGATGACCGAAGCCGGTCGCGATTTTCACCGCCGCGCCACTCTGCTGCTGGCCGAGTGGGAGGAGGCCGCCCAGTCGGTGAGCGAGGGTCAACAGACGCTGCGGGGCCGGATTCGTCTCGCGGCACCCCTCTCCTTCGGTCTGTTGCATCTCAATCCTGCCCTGACCGCCTTTTGTGCCGAACACCCCGGGGTAGTGCCGGATGTGGACCTCAATGATCGCTCGATTAGCCTGGTCGACGAGGGCTTCGATCTGGCCGTGCGTATCGGCTATCTGGCCGATTCGACGCTGATTGCCCGCGCTCTGGCGCCGGTGCGGATGGTGCTGTGTGCCAGTCCCGAGTACCTCGCTCGCCACGGGACCCCTCGTACTCCGCGGGAATTGGCGGATCATCAGGGTCTGGTATATGCGAATGTGCCCGAGTCACAGCAGTGGCGGTTTACCGACAGGGAGGGCCATGGCGAGTCGGTCCGCGTACCGGTACGTCTGCGTGCCAACAACGGCGATCTGCTCCTCGATGCGGCTGTTGCAGGACTGGGGGTGCTGGCCTCGCCCACCTTTCTCGCCTATCGGGTCATCGCCGAAGGGCGTCTGGTGCCGCTGCTCCCCGACTACCGTCTGTCGACGGCCTATGCCTATGTGGTCTATCCGTCGCGACGCTTTGTACCGCGACGGGTACGCGTACTGGTGGATTTCCTGCTTCAGCGCTTTGGTGATCATCCCTATTGGGACGATGGCCTGCCGGTGGCCGATGATGTCGAGGCCCCGCTCGCCAGGTGA
- a CDS encoding cytochrome b, with protein sequence MQWRNDTTRYGLAAVLMHWLVALTVFGLFGLGLWMTGLTYYDQWYQLGPWWHKSIGVSLFLLVLVRLGWRALNPQPVPLPSHARWEHRLAKTMHGLLYLLLFAIMISGYLISTADGRSLEVFGWFAIPATLHGIEHQEDIAGTIHLTLAITLVALASLHALAALKHHFLDRDRTLMRMLGR encoded by the coding sequence ATGCAATGGCGAAACGATACAACCCGCTACGGTCTGGCCGCCGTACTGATGCACTGGCTGGTGGCGCTGACGGTATTCGGCCTCTTTGGCCTCGGTCTGTGGATGACCGGACTCACCTATTATGATCAGTGGTATCAACTCGGCCCCTGGTGGCACAAGAGTATCGGCGTATCACTGTTCCTGCTGGTGCTGGTGCGCCTGGGGTGGCGTGCCCTCAATCCGCAGCCGGTGCCTTTGCCGAGTCATGCGCGCTGGGAGCATCGCCTGGCAAAAACGATGCACGGACTGCTGTACCTGCTGCTATTCGCCATCATGATCAGCGGTTATCTGATCTCGACCGCCGACGGCCGGTCGCTGGAGGTCTTCGGCTGGTTTGCCATCCCGGCCACCCTCCACGGAATCGAACATCAGGAAGACATCGCCGGGACCATCCACCTGACACTCGCCATCACCCTGGTGGCACTGGCATCACTGCATGCCCTGGCGGCCCTGAAACACCACTTCCTGGACCGCGACCGCACGCTGATGCGGATGCTGGGGCGCTAA